In Candidatus Binataceae bacterium, the following are encoded in one genomic region:
- a CDS encoding serine hydrolase domain-containing protein — translation MGTTGFSRSRLERMHELLTGHVEREELPGLVALVSRRDQVHVETLGTLSFGHQAVMKRDTNFRIASLSKVITAVAAMTLVEECKLRLDDSIDPWLPELANRRVLKSISSQPHDTVPALRAITVRDLLTYRMGFGSVMAMPDTYPIQKLIREYRIGGDGPMPHSQIPTTDEWLKGLGSLPWIAQPGERWMYHVSGDVLGVLIARVAGMSLGRFLRERIFDPLGMKDTAFHVPAEKIGRLPAVYFFNRQTNRLDLSDDQASISWRVEPPFESGGGGLVSTIDDYFAFSRMMLNKGGHGREQILSRAAVELMTSDHLTPGQRADCDIFFGGHSSWGLGMAVDILRSETFHNPGRFGWNGGFGTTAYADPAQEMIGILFTQRMMDSPEPPRVFTDFWTLAYGAIE, via the coding sequence ATGGGCACGACCGGTTTTTCGAGGTCGCGGCTTGAGCGGATGCACGAGCTGTTAACCGGACATGTGGAGCGCGAAGAGCTGCCTGGGCTGGTTGCACTCGTCAGTCGTCGCGACCAGGTTCACGTGGAGACGCTCGGCACTCTTTCGTTTGGCCATCAGGCGGTGATGAAGCGCGATACGAACTTTCGCATCGCCTCGCTGAGCAAGGTCATAACCGCCGTGGCTGCGATGACCCTGGTCGAGGAATGCAAGCTGCGGCTCGACGATTCCATCGATCCGTGGCTCCCGGAACTTGCCAATCGTCGAGTGCTCAAGTCCATCTCCTCGCAGCCCCATGACACTGTGCCGGCGCTGCGCGCCATCACGGTTCGTGATTTGCTGACCTATCGCATGGGTTTCGGCAGCGTCATGGCGATGCCGGATACCTATCCGATTCAGAAATTGATCCGCGAATATCGGATTGGCGGCGACGGGCCGATGCCGCATTCCCAAATCCCCACAACCGATGAATGGCTTAAGGGACTCGGCTCGCTGCCATGGATTGCGCAACCGGGCGAGCGCTGGATGTATCATGTGAGCGGCGACGTGCTGGGCGTTTTGATCGCGCGGGTCGCGGGGATGTCGCTCGGCCGGTTCCTGCGCGAACGGATCTTCGATCCGCTCGGGATGAAGGACACAGCCTTCCATGTGCCGGCCGAAAAAATCGGACGCCTGCCGGCGGTCTACTTTTTCAATCGTCAGACCAACCGGCTCGACTTGTCTGACGATCAGGCGAGCATTTCGTGGCGCGTCGAACCGCCGTTCGAGTCCGGCGGTGGTGGGCTCGTCTCGACCATCGACGACTACTTTGCGTTCAGCCGCATGATGCTGAACAAGGGCGGGCACGGCCGCGAGCAAATTCTCTCGCGCGCGGCCGTAGAGTTGATGACATCGGATCATCTGACGCCTGGGCAACGCGCAGATTGCGACATTTTCTTCGGCGGCCATTCGAGCTGGGGCTTGGGCATGGCAGTGGACATTTTGCGCAGTGAAACCTTTCACAATCCGGGCCGCTTCGGCTGGAACGGCGGCTTCGGCACAACGGCCTACGCCGATCCCGCACAGGAAATGATCGGCATCCTCTTCACCCAGCGCATGATGGA
- a CDS encoding SRPBCC domain-containing protein: MAAGLSAGAEPADRVLVITRVLDAPRSLVFKAWTDRDHLAHWFGPRSFELTFCKMDLRPGGSYRFGMHSAEGTDHWLQGTYQEIVEPEKLVCTYAWADANGNATRPETVLALTFAEQDGKTTMTLRQSVFESVSACDMHRQGWTSSLDRLAEFVTKA, translated from the coding sequence ATGGCCGCAGGACTCAGTGCCGGCGCGGAGCCGGCGGATCGAGTACTCGTTATCACGCGCGTCTTGGATGCGCCGCGGAGCCTGGTTTTCAAGGCCTGGACCGATCGCGATCATCTGGCGCACTGGTTCGGTCCCCGGAGTTTCGAACTGACCTTCTGCAAAATGGATTTGCGTCCCGGCGGTTCGTATCGCTTCGGCATGCATTCGGCGGAGGGTACCGACCATTGGCTGCAAGGGACCTATCAGGAAATCGTGGAGCCGGAGAAACTGGTCTGCACGTATGCCTGGGCCGATGCGAACGGTAATGCGACCCGTCCCGAGACCGTGCTCGCGCTGACCTTCGCCGAGCAGGACGGGAAAACCACCATGACCTTGCGGCAGTCGGTATTCGAATCGGTCAGCGCCTGCGACATGCACCGCCAGGGCTGGACCAGCTCTCTCGATCGTCTGGCCGAGTTTGTGACCAAGGCTTGA
- a CDS encoding transglutaminase-like domain-containing protein: METPQQYYLGHGPMTAKGARFAELSALPTDLGQLCDAIEGVLIHSDLTAWLYDVKLPEVRLNEKHIRPLAQTLTQIRELVPKPLTVRREPKDRVTGVCRHFTQLLCTALRNQGIPARARVGFGSYFNPGKFEDHWVGEYWNAADQRWILVDAQLDAVQRKAFKVDFDPRDVPRNRFIIAGDAWQQCRSGRADPTAFGLSPINLKGLWFIAGNILRDLAALNRMELLPWDVWGMMPRTDADLTPEQLALLDKLAALTMASDEALPELRRLYESDERLRVPTTVFNALRNAPENIGV; the protein is encoded by the coding sequence ATGGAAACCCCACAACAGTACTATCTGGGCCATGGACCGATGACCGCAAAGGGAGCGCGCTTTGCGGAACTAAGCGCGCTGCCGACCGACCTGGGCCAACTGTGTGATGCCATCGAGGGCGTGCTCATCCACAGTGACCTGACGGCGTGGCTCTATGACGTGAAACTGCCCGAGGTGCGTCTGAACGAAAAGCACATCCGCCCGCTCGCGCAGACGCTCACCCAGATCCGCGAACTCGTGCCGAAGCCGCTGACCGTCCGGCGCGAACCCAAAGATCGCGTGACGGGCGTGTGCCGGCATTTCACCCAATTACTCTGCACGGCGCTGCGCAACCAGGGCATCCCAGCGCGGGCGCGGGTCGGGTTCGGGTCCTACTTCAACCCCGGCAAGTTCGAGGACCACTGGGTCGGAGAATACTGGAACGCCGCAGACCAGCGCTGGATTCTGGTAGATGCGCAACTCGACGCCGTGCAGCGCAAGGCCTTCAAGGTCGATTTCGACCCGCGTGACGTGCCCCGCAACCGTTTCATCATCGCGGGTGACGCGTGGCAGCAGTGCCGCTCGGGGCGCGCGGATCCCACCGCCTTCGGGCTCTCCCCCATCAACCTGAAAGGCTTGTGGTTCATCGCGGGCAACATTCTGCGCGACCTTGCAGCGCTCAATCGGATGGAACTGCTCCCGTGGGACGTGTGGGGTATGATGCCCCGCACCGACGCCGACCTCACTCCGGAACAGTTGGCGCTGCTCGACAAGCTCGCGGCCCTGACCATGGCAAGCGATGAAGCGCTGCCCGAACTCCGCCGACTCTACGAATCCGACGAGCGCCTGCGCGTCCCGACTACGGTATTCAACGCACTGCGCAACGCGCCCGAAAACATCGGGGTATAG
- a CDS encoding DUF1932 domain-containing protein yields the protein MSNLEPPIVAIIGVGEMGAAVAQRLRLSGAHVRVCVKGRSPESERRARRAGVEIVNDDAVLVSGADFVLSIVPPGVAVQVAEQYRTSFASAAREAIFADCNAIAPSTTRRIGEVLAGCACRYVDAGIIGGPPPQDLSKPGPRFYASGTDAPRLGELNEFGLDVAVLDGPIGAASGLKMSYAGLTKGITALGTAMVAAAMRDGLGEALRSELARTQPQILRRIGQSVPAMFPKAHRWVAEMEEIAAFLGDDDRGAMIYRGAARLYQRMAEEGGHPDAAEGLRALVDFCSAALASPPAK from the coding sequence ATGAGCAATCTCGAACCACCAATCGTGGCAATTATCGGAGTCGGCGAAATGGGTGCCGCGGTGGCGCAGCGACTACGTTTGAGCGGCGCACATGTGCGGGTGTGCGTAAAAGGTCGCAGCCCGGAGAGCGAACGGCGCGCGCGTCGGGCGGGAGTCGAGATCGTCAACGATGATGCCGTGCTGGTCAGCGGTGCGGACTTCGTGCTGTCAATCGTTCCGCCCGGGGTCGCTGTTCAGGTCGCCGAGCAATATCGGACGTCGTTTGCCAGCGCCGCGAGGGAAGCCATTTTCGCCGATTGCAACGCGATTGCTCCATCAACCACACGCCGCATCGGCGAGGTACTCGCCGGATGCGCTTGCCGGTATGTCGACGCGGGGATAATCGGGGGCCCGCCTCCTCAGGACCTAAGTAAGCCTGGTCCACGCTTCTACGCCTCGGGCACCGACGCACCTCGCTTGGGGGAGTTGAACGAGTTTGGACTCGATGTGGCGGTTCTGGACGGCCCGATCGGCGCGGCTTCCGGGCTTAAAATGAGCTACGCCGGACTGACCAAGGGAATCACCGCGCTGGGAACGGCGATGGTCGCGGCGGCCATGCGCGATGGCCTGGGCGAAGCGCTGCGCAGCGAGCTCGCCCGCACCCAGCCGCAGATCTTGCGTCGCATAGGGCAGTCGGTTCCGGCAATGTTTCCCAAGGCCCATCGCTGGGTTGCGGAGATGGAAGAAATCGCCGCGTTTCTCGGCGATGACGATCGTGGCGCGATGATCTATCGGGGCGCCGCTCGCCTGTACCAGCGCATGGCCGAAGAGGGCGGGCATCCCGACGCGGCGGAAGGACTGCGAGCATTGGTCGACTTCTGCTCCGCGGCGCTAGCTTCGCCACCAGCTAAGTAA